The Methanocaldococcus jannaschii DSM 2661 genome has a segment encoding these proteins:
- a CDS encoding DUF530 family protein, which produces MESTSNLIKNANEFLDSLNEINDKLKEVVGKIKNKTIDKTKLSDIILTLEKNLEILQDLKSKMEFLEFDSPYKNVGKLKGGYDSEGLQEIASYSTYLRRIASEKKGILERVRHALVAHKIALAHLTEDIGNINLPPNLPLDGSYKKIMFEFPPYLVTTYKEFLDILEPKGRGILTSYTISLIVIDKGKREFKRIKVEDKNYEKYIKEKFGNAIITSIKRNFSKNKIIDDQYVRRVLAIGYLNTYKDEIEKAINEKIDKLLNEEEKKYLNRYLELCLLFREEADISGGILDVRCMEERKLKELELKEILEKEGLYRDGEPIEPLKKAIKIKNELSKKISKDILIKRFSEDVFKFYLYKTPDERARSNLFPSIMITPQRGFLSWMSVDGINCVDVLDLKFKLEEELPKYQIPLKNIGGVALYLIHDWDAVERFNFKKKDIEDLLKKIALIEPIKEILKDKNVDVSKLEKFGKVKKEKTKKFLDLLSGL; this is translated from the coding sequence ATGGAGAGCACAAGCAATTTAATAAAGAATGCCAATGAATTTTTGGATTCTTTAAATGAGATTAACGATAAATTAAAAGAGGTAGTTGGTAAAATAAAAAACAAAACAATTGATAAAACTAAATTATCTGATATTATATTAACCTTAGAAAAAAACTTAGAGATTTTACAAGATTTAAAATCAAAAATGGAGTTTTTAGAGTTTGATTCCCCATATAAAAATGTTGGAAAGTTGAAAGGAGGTTATGATAGTGAAGGATTACAAGAGATTGCAAGCTACAGCACATATTTGAGAAGAATAGCAAGTGAGAAAAAAGGTATCTTAGAGAGGGTTAGACATGCCTTAGTTGCCCATAAAATTGCCTTAGCCCATTTAACTGAAGATATTGGAAACATAAATTTACCTCCAAACTTGCCTTTAGATGGTTCTTATAAAAAGATAATGTTTGAATTTCCACCTTATTTAGTCACAACATATAAAGAATTTTTAGATATCTTAGAACCAAAGGGTAGAGGGATTTTAACATCCTATACAATATCCCTTATAGTTATTGATAAAGGAAAGAGAGAATTTAAGAGAATTAAAGTTGAAGACAAAAACTATGAGAAATACATCAAAGAGAAGTTTGGAAATGCTATAATTACATCAATAAAAAGGAATTTCTCAAAAAATAAGATTATAGATGACCAGTATGTTAGGAGAGTATTAGCTATCGGCTATCTCAACACTTACAAAGATGAGATTGAAAAAGCAATAAATGAAAAAATTGATAAATTGCTTAATGAAGAAGAAAAAAAATACCTTAACAGATATTTAGAACTCTGCTTATTATTTAGAGAAGAGGCAGATATAAGTGGGGGAATTTTAGACGTTAGATGCATGGAAGAAAGAAAATTAAAAGAGCTTGAACTTAAAGAGATTTTGGAAAAAGAAGGATTATATAGAGATGGAGAACCAATTGAACCGTTAAAAAAGGCAATTAAGATTAAAAATGAATTATCTAAAAAAATATCAAAAGATATTTTGATAAAGAGATTTTCTGAAGATGTTTTTAAATTTTATCTCTACAAAACACCAGATGAGAGGGCAAGGAGTAATTTGTTCCCATCTATTATGATTACTCCACAGAGAGGATTTTTATCTTGGATGAGTGTTGATGGGATTAATTGTGTGGATGTTTTAGATTTAAAATTTAAATTGGAGGAGGAGTTGCCAAAATATCAGATTCCTTTAAAGAACATTGGTGGAGTTGCTTTATACTTAATTCACGACTGGGATGCTGTGGAAAGATTTAACTTCAAAAAGAAGGATATTGAAGACTTACTTAAAAAAATTGCACTCATAGAACCAATAAAAGAAATTTTAAAGGATAAAAATGTAGATGTTAGCAAATTAGAGAAATTTGGTAAGGTTAAAAAAGAGAAAACTAAGAAGTTTTTAGATTTATTGAGTGGATTATAA
- the cca gene encoding CCA tRNA nucleotidyltransferase: MIVLTIEEILKEVLNEIKPSKEDMEKLQLKANEIIDKIWEIVRENSYPILEVLLVGSSARNTNLKDDYDIDIFVLFDKSVSEDELEEIGLKIGTEAIKRLNGSYNINYASHPYVNGEVDGYEVDIVPCYKIDFGEKIISAVDRTPLHHKFLISRLNERLCDEVRLLKAFLKSLGLYGSDVKTKGFSGYLCELLILHYGSFINLLKEAQNWRIGKKIILKDIFEIYKDVDINKLKKFDEPFIVYDPVDLNRNVASPLSKDNFCRFIFYSRQFLKNPSIEFFKDYAKKLEEILENREHGYRLILKIPRENVVDDIIYPQMEKLQKSINKVIVKNEFVILNSKCFADDNYCYLYWEFLVYELPKIALREGPPVFEKERAERFLKKYGKVFIRDCKLFAYTEREYSHIIDLFKDIVNGNLQNISIPKYVNPRNGKIIELNSHGEHKQFNKECQ; the protein is encoded by the coding sequence GTGATTGTTTTGACAATAGAGGAGATATTAAAAGAAGTTTTAAATGAAATAAAGCCTTCAAAGGAAGATATGGAAAAACTGCAACTTAAAGCTAATGAAATCATTGATAAAATTTGGGAAATAGTCAGAGAGAATAGCTATCCAATCTTAGAGGTTTTATTGGTTGGCTCTTCAGCAAGAAACACAAATTTAAAGGATGACTATGATATTGATATTTTTGTATTGTTTGACAAATCAGTTTCTGAAGATGAATTAGAAGAGATTGGATTAAAAATAGGAACAGAGGCAATAAAGAGGTTAAACGGCTCTTATAACATAAACTATGCCTCTCATCCCTATGTTAATGGTGAAGTTGATGGTTATGAAGTTGATATAGTCCCATGCTATAAGATAGACTTTGGAGAAAAAATAATATCTGCAGTTGATAGAACTCCATTGCATCATAAATTTTTAATTAGTAGGTTGAATGAAAGGCTTTGTGATGAAGTTAGGTTGTTAAAGGCATTTTTAAAGAGTTTGGGATTATATGGTTCTGACGTAAAAACTAAAGGATTCTCTGGCTATTTATGTGAGTTGTTGATTCTACACTATGGTTCATTCATAAATCTATTAAAAGAGGCTCAAAATTGGAGAATTGGGAAGAAGATAATTTTAAAAGACATATTTGAAATTTATAAAGATGTTGATATTAATAAGCTAAAAAAGTTTGATGAACCGTTTATTGTCTATGACCCAGTAGATTTAAATAGAAATGTAGCCTCTCCGTTAAGCAAAGATAACTTCTGCAGATTCATATTCTACTCAAGACAATTTTTAAAAAATCCTTCTATTGAGTTCTTTAAGGACTATGCTAAAAAGTTAGAGGAGATTTTGGAAAATAGAGAGCATGGATATAGATTAATATTAAAAATCCCAAGGGAGAATGTTGTTGATGACATCATCTATCCACAGATGGAGAAGCTTCAAAAAAGTATAAATAAAGTTATTGTTAAAAATGAATTTGTAATTTTGAATAGCAAGTGTTTTGCAGATGATAACTATTGCTATCTGTATTGGGAATTTTTAGTGTATGAACTACCAAAAATTGCTTTGAGAGAAGGGCCTCCGGTATTTGAGAAGGAGAGGGCAGAGAGGTTTTTAAAGAAGTATGGTAAAGTTTTTATTAGGGATTGTAAGTTATTTGCCTATACAGAGAGAGAATATTCTCACATAATCGATTTATTTAAAGACATTGTTAATGGGAATTTACAGAATATCTCTATTCCGAAGTATGTAAATCCAAGAAACGGAAAGATTATTGAGTTGAATAGCCATGGAGAGCACAAGCAATTTAATAAAGAATGCCAATGA
- a CDS encoding MraY family glycosyltransferase, which produces MGHYFINLFTYTIIAFIFSAVLCKFLMKKMINYKFGYDLHKKEKIKVPEMGGLAVLFSNALFIPFVNPIFVLPIITAGIIGIVDDIAKLSPKEKLILLFISGLIIGILFYNNSYVNLIEILIIALGIMISSNLTNMLAGFNGLEIGMGVIASISLALVLFLDNYTTGFLSALIFSASYLGLLIFNKYPAKVFPGDVGTLPIGAFLAVLAVVYKEYIPFLVIMMPYVIDASLKYLSAGVMSRDEHKPTTLKEDGKLYYIGGYLSLPRLILKYKPMREPHLVTVLWIIGIFFGIVGILISLIA; this is translated from the coding sequence ATGGGGCATTATTTTATCAACTTATTTACATATACAATAATTGCTTTTATATTTTCAGCAGTATTGTGTAAATTTTTAATGAAGAAGATGATTAATTATAAATTTGGCTATGATTTGCATAAAAAAGAGAAGATTAAAGTTCCAGAGATGGGGGGCTTAGCAGTATTGTTTTCTAATGCTTTATTTATCCCATTTGTAAATCCAATTTTTGTTTTACCAATAATTACTGCTGGAATTATAGGAATTGTTGATGATATAGCTAAGCTCTCACCAAAAGAAAAATTAATATTGTTATTTATTTCTGGTTTGATAATAGGAATTTTGTTTTATAACAATTCTTATGTTAATTTGATAGAAATTTTGATTATTGCTTTAGGAATCATGATTTCCTCAAATTTAACTAATATGTTAGCTGGTTTTAATGGATTGGAGATAGGAATGGGAGTTATAGCTTCTATTTCATTAGCTTTGGTTTTATTCTTAGATAATTATACAACTGGATTTTTATCCGCTTTGATATTCTCTGCATCCTATTTAGGGCTATTGATATTTAACAAATATCCAGCAAAGGTTTTTCCAGGAGATGTTGGAACTCTACCAATTGGAGCTTTCTTAGCTGTCTTAGCAGTAGTTTATAAGGAATATATCCCATTTTTAGTTATAATGATGCCTTATGTGATAGATGCCTCTTTAAAATATCTAAGTGCTGGGGTTATGAGTAGGGATGAGCATAAACCAACAACTCTCAAAGAAGATGGGAAGCTATACTATATAGGTGGCTATCTATCCCTACCAAGGCTTATATTGAAGTATAAACCAATGAGAGAGCCTCACTTAGTTACAGTTTTATGGATAATTGGGATATTCTTTGGTATAGTTGGGATTTTAATATCATTAATAGCATGA
- a CDS encoding BtpA/SgcQ family protein: MFKKKPLIGMVHLKPLPGSYHYNDNFDDIVDFAIKEAKKLEEAGFDAVMIENFGDAPFKKEADKITIASMAVIAKAIKEEVSLPLGINILRNDAIGAYSIAYVVKADFIRVNVLSGVAFTDQGIIEGKAYELAKLKKLLPSKIKVFADVHVKHAYHFIDFESSLLDTVERGLADAVIISGKRTGKEVDIEKLKLAKELVDVPVIVGSGTNYNNLRILWSYADGFIIGTWIKKDGKANNEIDIDRAKKIVNLANKLKMC; this comes from the coding sequence ATGTTTAAGAAAAAACCATTGATTGGGATGGTTCATCTAAAACCATTGCCTGGTAGTTATCATTACAATGACAACTTTGATGATATTGTAGATTTTGCTATAAAAGAAGCTAAAAAACTTGAAGAAGCTGGATTTGATGCTGTAATGATAGAAAACTTTGGAGATGCTCCATTTAAAAAAGAGGCTGATAAGATAACCATTGCATCAATGGCTGTAATAGCAAAAGCTATAAAAGAGGAGGTATCTCTCCCATTGGGAATAAATATCTTAAGAAACGATGCTATAGGGGCTTACTCCATAGCTTATGTTGTTAAAGCAGATTTTATTAGAGTTAATGTCTTATCTGGTGTTGCATTTACAGACCAAGGGATTATCGAAGGCAAAGCTTATGAATTAGCCAAGCTAAAAAAGTTGCTTCCAAGTAAGATAAAGGTTTTTGCAGATGTTCATGTAAAGCATGCATATCATTTTATAGACTTTGAAAGCTCATTGTTGGATACCGTTGAGAGAGGTTTAGCTGATGCTGTAATTATCAGCGGTAAGAGAACGGGAAAGGAGGTTGATATTGAAAAGCTAAAATTAGCTAAGGAATTGGTTGATGTTCCAGTTATTGTTGGTTCTGGAACAAATTATAACAACCTAAGAATCCTCTGGAGCTATGCAGATGGTTTTATAATTGGGACATGGATAAAGAAAGATGGGAAAGCCAATAATGAGATTGATATTGATAGGGCTAAAAAGATTGTAAATTTAGCTAATAAATTAAAAATGTGCTAA